The Maylandia zebra isolate NMK-2024a linkage group LG7, Mzebra_GT3a, whole genome shotgun sequence genome contains a region encoding:
- the LOC112433208 gene encoding uncharacterized protein LOC112433208 isoform X2 produces the protein MSRRTTPLQDAINHILARRDKNSMLEIKFINSVKGRGIFTLANFKQGDFVVEYRGELIDATEAEHRRNLYPSACSVFMFEFIWKQKTLCIDGALEDGSFGRLVNDEHRTPNCRMKLIEAEGKPHLCLFALKEIAAGSEITYDYGGKEWPWRKKLKIASIPSGQQCVAEPIAHDVEHHVISTDSFTDRELRAECQSSRPTADNSEHEVHSVGGQRGTSSLKELIGEVGVQYQELSPQAFSEELTSESKSKEVPQSSRAVPNDSACEMTRGMMPV, from the exons ATGTCACGGAGAACCACTCCCCTTCAGGATGCCATTAATCACATCCTTGCAAGAAGAGACAAGAATTCAATGTTAGAAATCAAATTTATTAATTCAGTTAAAG GTCGTGGCATCTTCACTTTAGCCAATTTCAAACAAGGAGACTTCGTGGTCGAGTATAGAGGGGAGCTTATTGATGCAACTGAAGCTGAACACAGACGTAACCTGTACCCCAGCGCATGTTCAGTCTTCATGTTTGAATTCATATGGAAGCAGAAGACTTTGTG TATTGATGGAGCACTTGAAGATGGGTCATTTGGGCGACTAGTAAACGATGAACACAGGACACCAAATTGCAGAATGAAGTTGATTGAAGCAGAAGGGAAGCCACATCTCTGCCTTTTTGCACTGAAGGAAATTGCGGCAGGAAGTGAAATTACTTATGACTATGGTGGGAAAGAATGGCCCTGGCGGAAAAAG CTAAAGATCGCAAGCATCCCTTCTGGTCAACAGTGTGTTGCAGAGCCTATTGCCCATGACGTGGAGCACCATGTGATCTCTACAGACTCATTCACAG ACAGAGAATTAAGAGCAGAGTGTCAGTCATCTAGACCTACAGCAGACAACTCTGAGCATGAG GTGCATTCTGTTGGAGGTCAGCGTGGCACTTCTTCTCTGAAAGAGTTAATTGGTGAAGTTGGTGTCCAGTATCAGGAGTTGTCACCCCAAGCGTTCTCAGAAGAACTTACCAGTG AGAGCAAATCGAAAGAGGTGCCACAATCATCCAGAGCTGTGCCTAACGACTCTGCTTGTGAG